The following coding sequences lie in one Populus trichocarpa isolate Nisqually-1 chromosome 14, P.trichocarpa_v4.1, whole genome shotgun sequence genomic window:
- the LOC18104857 gene encoding SUMO-conjugating enzyme SCE1 — MSGGGIARGRLAEERKSWRKNHPHGFVAKPDNAQDGSLDLMVWKCIIPGKPGTDWEGGFFPLSLHFSEDYPSKPPKCKFPQGFFHPNVYPSGTVCLSILNEDYGWRPAITVKQILVGIQDLLDQPNPSDPAQTDGYQLFVQDPTEYRRRVRQQAKQYPPAL; from the exons ATGTCAGGAGGAGGCATAGCTCGTGGTCGTCTTGCTGAAGAGAGAAAGTCATGGCGTAAGAATCATCCCCAC GGTTTTGTGGCTAAGCCTGATAATGCACAAGATGGTTCTCTTGATTTGATGGTGTGGAAGTGCATCATACCTGGCAAACCCGgg ACAGATTGGGAGGGTGGCTTCTTCCCCCTCTCGCTTCATTTCAGTGAGGACTACCCAAGCAAACCTCCAAAGTGCAAGTTCCCCCAAGGTTTCTTCCACCCTAATGTCTACCCTTCAGGAACTGTGTGCTTATCTATTCTCAATGAGGACTAT gGCTGGAGACCAGCCATTACTGTGAAGCAAATTTTAGTTGGCATTCAGGATTTGCTTGATCAACCAAATCCTTCTGATCCTGCGCAAACTGATGGCTATCAGCTTTTTGTCcag GACCCGACTGAGTACAGGAGAAGGGTGCGCCAACAAGCCAAGCAATATCCACCTGCGCTCTGA
- the LOC18104858 gene encoding uncharacterized protein LOC18104858, whose amino-acid sequence MLVLIHFWWAGGAVVVGSMIFALAVWRCFCFKDRRGTVDPLRTNGTSSLQDGIAKLHQGSIHHQPGQYETKRRGNYYVFRRGVSTRPLFNWADHPALITDAVENGWSRFCFTSYMPSPSTRSSMLGLCAAGDPGRETDTEISWEVCQGSADFMQKIRLNSGLKKVNVSNPSLSAASVIRTALPLPGPPLGNSSFPQEAYFEITVLYSHGDDQESAGKAKEGERAKLIQEKPNAKANSESLVHVSSSRISKIEELKLAGKDDCQGSAVMLSVGLTIGGSLPLKLPGSYPGSIGFNSNGSLYLDGMELVFESEKAEWARADKVIGCGFDPRNKQVFFTVDGELLHVVHCKTEEFGTPLYPTIAANNNILVLVNFGQSAFSYARANAQRTPNPCFIGPLVKSPTLGYDDSMELFSMGRIDSQWLNRSTTKDSHINGANNQGLDFDDESEADLFEIVLDNGTGRSPNTRP is encoded by the exons ATGCTCGTGTTGATACATTTTTGGTGGGCAGGGGGTGCGGTTGTAGTTGGTTCAATGATTTTTGCCTTGGCAGTTTGGCGatgtttttgtttcaaagacCGTAGAGGTACTGTTGATCCGTTAAGAACCAATGGAACTTCAAGCTTGCAGGATGGGATTGCAAAGCTTCACCAAGGGAGTATACATCACCAACCTGGTCAATATGAAACCAAAAGAAGAggaaattattatgtttttcgtCGTGGGGTTTCTACAAGACCTTTGTTCAATTGGGCTGATCACCCGGCGCTTATTACTGACGCGGTCGAAAATGGATGGTCTAGATTTTGTTTTACAAGCTACATGCCATCTCCTTCCACGCGATCATCCATGTTAGGTTTATGTGCCGCTGGTGATCCTGGAAGAGAAACAGATACAGAGATAAGCTGGGAAGTTTGTCAAGGATCAGCTGATTTTATGCAAAAGATAAGGCTGAATTCAGGGTTAAAGAAGGTTAATGTAAGCAATCCTTCTCTGTCTGCTGCTTCTGTAATTAGAACTGCTTTGCCTTTACCAGGGCCTCCACTGGGGAACTCTTCTTTTCCCCAAGAAGCCTATTTTGAGATCACAGTTTTGTATTCCCATGGCGACGATCAAGAATCTGCTGGCAAGGCTAAGGAAGGTGAGAGGGCTAAACTCATCCAAGAAAAACCTAATGCAAAAGCGAATTCAGAATCTTTAGTGCATGTAAGCAGCAGCAGAATAAgcaaaattgaagaattaaagCTCGCCGGCAAAGATGATTGTCAAGGTTCAGCAGTTATGCTATCTGTTGGGCTCACTATTGGAGGCTCTCTTCCCTTGAAACTTCCTGGAAGCTATCCAGGATCGATTGGATTCAACTCCAACGGTTCTCTCTATCTTGATG GTATGGAGCTTGTGTTTGAATCCGAGAAAGCGGAATGGGCAAGAGCAGATAAAGTAATTGGCTGTGGATTTGATCCCAGGAATAAACAAGTGTTTTTCACAGTAGATGGAGAGCTGCTACATGTAGTTCATTGCAAGACAGAGGAATTCGGGACACCCCTCTACCCAACAATTGCAGCAAACAATAACATATTGGTTCTTGTCAATTTCGGACAAAGTGCCTTCAGTTATGCACGTGCAAATGCTCAAAGAACACCAAATCCTTGCTTCATTGGCCCTCTCGTAAAGTCCCCTACATTGGGCTATGATGATAGCATGGAGCTCTTCTCAATGGGAAGAATCGACTCTCAGTGGCTCAATAGAAGTACCACCAAGGACAGCCACATCAATGGAGCTAATAATCAAGGGCTTGACTTCGATGACGAGTCTGAGGctgatttatttgaaattgtctTGGATAATGGCACAGGAAGATCTCCAAACACCAGGCCTTAG
- the LOC18104859 gene encoding uncharacterized protein LOC18104859, giving the protein MTPLCKAIDTTTASLLKPSIILHKTPLNFCHSLNYTPNLSNNNLTLTSKPPQNHLRPITATANASHPAATSEIDMVKNRQGIYTSKQNKVVVLWDLDNKPPRGPPYPAAMALKTVAQRFGEVIDMCAYANRHAFIHLPHWVLEERRERKHLDILERKEIVSPSQPYVCGVCGRKCKTNLDLKKHFKQLHERERQKKVNRMRSLKGKKRQRYKERFVSGNHKYNEEARRLLTPKIGYGLAAELKRAGVYVKTVEDKPQAADWALKRQIEHSMSRGVDWLVLVSDDSDFSEILRKAREANLGTVVVGDRDRALGRHADLWVPWIGVENGELTEKDLVPKGRWRSEDLENDEGLFSVTDFDEDGDYGGNDLEGFVDGLVMVRSGFNGTRISAFSEGEEEDEQDYLLYDSEYEEIELEDGGFW; this is encoded by the coding sequence ATGACTCCTCTCTGCAAAGCCATAGACACCACCACAGCTTCTCTACTAAAACCCTCAATTATCCTCCACAAAACACCCCTTAACTTTTGCCACTCTCTCAATTACACCCCTAATCTCAGCAACAACAACCTCACTCTCACTTCAAAACCGCCACAAAACCACCTCCGCCCAATCACCGCCACAGCCAACGCCAGCCACCCAGCTGCGACATCCGAAATCGACATGGTAAAAAACAGACAAGGAATCTACACGTCAAAACAGAACAAAGTTGTTGTTTTATGGGACCTCGACAACAAACCCCCACGTGGGCCGCCGTACCCGGCGGCTATGGCATTAAAAACAGTAGCACAAAGATTCGGTGAGGTAATCGACATGTGTGCATACGCTAACCGGCACGCGTTTATTCATTTGCCACACTGGGTGCTTGAAGAAAGGCGTGAGAGAAAACACTTGGACATTTtggagagaaaagaaattgtaaGCCCTTCACAGCCTTATGTCTGTGGCGTTTGTGGGCGCAAATGTAAGACTAATTTGGATTTGAAGAAGCATTTTAAGCAATTACATGAGAGGGAAAGACAGAAGAAGGTGAACAGAATGAGATCGTTGAAAGGGAAAAAACGGCAGCGATATAAGGAGAGGTTTGTATCTGGGAATCATAAGTACAATGAGGAAGCAAGGAGGTTGTTAACTCCGAAAATTGGGTATGGGTTAGCCGCAGAGTTGAAGAGAGCTGGGGTTTACGTGAAGACAGTGGAGGATAAGCCACAAGCTGCAGATTGGGCATTGAAGAGACAAATTGAGCATTCAATGAGTAGAGGGGTGGATTGGTTGGTTTTGGTTTCAGATGATTCGGATTTTTCGGAGATTTTAAGGAAGGCGAGGGAGGCCAATTTGGGTACTGTCGTGGTGGGGGATAGGGATAGAGCATTGGGGAGGCATGCTGATTTGTGGGTTCCATGGATTGGGGTTGAGAATGGGGAGCTGACTGAGAAGGATTTGGTGCCGAAAGGTAGGTGGAGGAGTGAGGATTTGGAAAATGATGAGGGGTTGTTTTCGGTTACGGATTTTGATGAGGATGGTGATTACGGGGGGAATGATTTGGAGGGATTTGTTGATGGACTTGTAATGGTGAGGTCTGGGTTTAATGGTACGAGGATTTCAGCTTTTTCagaaggggaagaggaagaTGAGCAGGATTATTTGTTATATGATAGTGAGTATGAGGAAATTGAACTTGAAGATGGGGGTTTTTGGTAA
- the LOC18104860 gene encoding ethylene-responsive transcription factor RAP2-1 produces the protein MEGGCCTSSTSTPSSTSTATTEKRKHSRQQNQEKPYRGIRMRKWGKWVAEIREPNKRSRIWLGSYSTPIAAARAYDTAVFYLRGPSARLNFPDLIYQEDELRDVSAASIRKKATEVGAKVDALQTAVHASPEDNSRVLLSEKPDLNKFPENSDEE, from the coding sequence ATGGAAGGAGGGTGCTGTACATCGTCAACAAGTACTCCAAGTTCAACTTCAACAGCAACCACAGAGAAACGGAAGCATAGCAGGCAACAAAACCAAGAGAAGCCATACAGAGGGATAAGGATGAGGAAGTGGGGTAAGTGGGTAGCAGAAATTAGAGAACCAAACAAGAGGTCTAGGATTTGGCTTGGGTCCTACTCAACACCAATAGCTGCAGCTCGTGCATACGACACGGCTGTTTTCTATCTGCGAGGCCCTTCTGCTAGGCTTAATTTCCCTGATTTGATATACCAAGAAGATGAGCTGCGAGATGTGTCTGCTGCTTCTATACGCAAGAAAGCCACTGAAGTTGGGGCTAAAGTGGATGCCTTACAAACCGCTGTCCATGCATCACCAGAAGATAACTCACGAGTGTTACTTTCAGAGAAACCTGATTTGAACAAGTTCCCAGAAAATTCTGATGAAGAGTGA